In Dermochelys coriacea isolate rDerCor1 chromosome 10, rDerCor1.pri.v4, whole genome shotgun sequence, one DNA window encodes the following:
- the TPM1 gene encoding tropomyosin alpha-1 chain isoform X8, translating into MDAIKKKMQMLKLDKENALDRAEQAEADKKAAEDRSKQFEEDIVQLEKQLHVTEDTRDQVLEELHKAEESLFSAEEKATKAESDVASLNRRIQLVEEELDRAQERLATALQKLEEAEKAADESERGMKVIENRAQKDEEKMEIQEIQLKEAKHIAEEADRKYEEVARKLVIIESDLERAEERAELSEGQVRQLEEQLRIMDQTLKALMAAEDKYSQKEDKYEEEIKILTDKLKEAETRAEFAERSVTKLEKSIDDLEEKVAHAKEENLSMHQMLDQTLLELNNM; encoded by the exons ATGGATGCCATCAAGAAGAAGATGCAGATGCTGAAGCTCGACAAGGAGAACGCCCTGGACCGAGCCGAGCAAGCCGAAGCGGATAAGAAGGCGGCGGAGGACAGGAGCAAGCAG TTTGAGGAGGACATTGTGCAATTGGAAAAGCAATTGCATGTGACGGAGGATACGAGGGACCaagtgctggaggagctgcacaAGGCGGAGGAAAGCCTCTTCTCAGCAGAAGAGAAGGCCACCAAG GCTGAGAGTGATGTAGCTTCTCTGAACAGACGTATCCAGCTGGTTGAGGAAGAGTTGGATCGTGCTCAGGAGCGTTTGGCAACTGCTCTGCAGAAGCTTGAGGAGGCTGAGAAGGCAGCAGATGAGAGTGAAAG AGGAATGAAGGTCATTGAGAACAGAGCCCAGAAGGATGaggagaaaatggaaatccagGAGATCCAGCTTAAAGAGGCCAAGCACATTGCTGAGGAGGCTGACCGCAAGTATGAAGAG GTGGCTCGTAAGCTGGTGATCATAGAGAGCGATCTGGAGCGTGCTGAAGAACGTGCTGAACTCTCAGAAGG CCAAGTCCGACAGCTGGAAGAACAATTAAGAATAATGGATCAAACCTTGAAAGCATTAATGGCTGCAGAGGATAAG TATTCACAAAAGGAAGACAAATATGAAGAGGAGATTAAGATCCTGACTGACAAACTGAAGGAG GCTGAGACCCGTGCTGAATTTGCGGAGAGGTCAGTAACCAAGCTGGAGAAGAGCATTGACGACTTAGAAG AGAAAGTGGCGCATGCCAAAGAAGAAAACCTTAGTATGCATCAGATGCTGGATCAAACTTTACTGGAGTTAAACAACATGTGA
- the TPM1 gene encoding tropomyosin alpha-1 chain isoform X18 has protein sequence MAGLSSLEAVRRKIRSLQQQADTAEEQAGSLQRALDQERALREQAESDVASLNRRIQLVEEELDRAQERLATALQKLEEAEKAADESERGMKVIENRAQKDEEKMEIQEIQLKEAKHIAEEADRKYEEVARKLVIIESDLERAEERAELSEGQVRQLEEQLRIMDQTLKALMAAEDKYSQKEDKYEEEIKILTDKLKEAETRAEFAERSVTKLEKSIDDLEEKVAHAKEENLSMHQMLDQTLLELNNM, from the exons atgGCGGGGCTGAGCTCGCTGGAGGCGGTGCGGAGGAAGATCCGGAGCCTGCAACAGCAGGCAGACACCGCCGAGGAGCAGGCGGGCAGCCTGCAGCGGGCCCTGGACCAGGAGCGGGCGCTGCGAGAGCAG GCTGAGAGTGATGTAGCTTCTCTGAACAGACGTATCCAGCTGGTTGAGGAAGAGTTGGATCGTGCTCAGGAGCGTTTGGCAACTGCTCTGCAGAAGCTTGAGGAGGCTGAGAAGGCAGCAGATGAGAGTGAAAG AGGAATGAAGGTCATTGAGAACAGAGCCCAGAAGGATGaggagaaaatggaaatccagGAGATCCAGCTTAAAGAGGCCAAGCACATTGCTGAGGAGGCTGACCGCAAGTATGAAGAG GTGGCTCGTAAGCTGGTGATCATAGAGAGCGATCTGGAGCGTGCTGAAGAACGTGCTGAACTCTCAGAAGG CCAAGTCCGACAGCTGGAAGAACAATTAAGAATAATGGATCAAACCTTGAAAGCATTAATGGCTGCAGAGGATAAG TATTCACAAAAGGAAGACAAATATGAAGAGGAGATTAAGATCCTGACTGACAAACTGAAGGAG GCTGAGACCCGTGCTGAATTTGCGGAGAGGTCAGTAACCAAGCTGGAGAAGAGCATTGACGACTTAGAAG AGAAAGTGGCGCATGCCAAAGAAGAAAACCTTAGTATGCATCAGATGCTGGATCAAACTTTACTGGAGTTAAACAACATGTGA
- the TPM1 gene encoding tropomyosin alpha-1 chain isoform X7 has translation MDAIKKKMQMLKLDKENALDRAEQAEADKKAAEDRSKQLEDDLVALQKKLKGTEDELDKYSESLKDAQEKLEVAEKKAADAESDVASLNRRIQLVEEELDRAQERLATALQKLEEAEKAADESERGMKVIENRAQKDEEKMEIQEIQLKEAKHIAEEADRKYEEVARKLVIIESDLERAEERAELSEGQVRQLEEQLRIMDQTLKALMAAEDKYSQKEDKYEEEIKILTDKLKEAETRAEFAERSVTKLEKSIDDLEEKVAHAKEENLSMHQMLDQTLLELNNM, from the exons ATGGATGCCATCAAGAAGAAGATGCAGATGCTGAAGCTCGACAAGGAGAACGCCCTGGACCGAGCCGAGCAAGCCGAAGCGGATAAGAAGGCGGCGGAGGACAGGAGCAAGCAG CTGGAGGACGACTTGGTGGCTCTGCAAAAGAAGCTGAAGGGCACTGAGGATGAGCTGGACAAATACTCCGAGTCCCTGAAAGATGCACAGGAAAAGCTGGAAGTGGCTGAGAAAAAGGCTGCAGAC GCTGAGAGTGATGTAGCTTCTCTGAACAGACGTATCCAGCTGGTTGAGGAAGAGTTGGATCGTGCTCAGGAGCGTTTGGCAACTGCTCTGCAGAAGCTTGAGGAGGCTGAGAAGGCAGCAGATGAGAGTGAAAG AGGAATGAAGGTCATTGAGAACAGAGCCCAGAAGGATGaggagaaaatggaaatccagGAGATCCAGCTTAAAGAGGCCAAGCACATTGCTGAGGAGGCTGACCGCAAGTATGAAGAG GTGGCTCGTAAGCTGGTGATCATAGAGAGCGATCTGGAGCGTGCTGAAGAACGTGCTGAACTCTCAGAAGG CCAAGTCCGACAGCTGGAAGAACAATTAAGAATAATGGATCAAACCTTGAAAGCATTAATGGCTGCAGAGGATAAG TATTCACAAAAGGAAGACAAATATGAAGAGGAGATTAAGATCCTGACTGACAAACTGAAGGAG GCTGAGACCCGTGCTGAATTTGCGGAGAGGTCAGTAACCAAGCTGGAGAAGAGCATTGACGACTTAGAAG AGAAAGTGGCGCATGCCAAAGAAGAAAACCTTAGTATGCATCAGATGCTGGATCAAACTTTACTGGAGTTAAACAACATGTGA
- the TPM1 gene encoding tropomyosin alpha-1 chain isoform X4, producing MDAIKKKMQMLKLDKENALDRAEQAEADKKAAEDRSKQLEDDLVALQKKLKGTEDELDKYSESLKDAQEKLEVAEKKAADAESDVASLNRRIQLVEEELDRAQERLATALQKLEEAEKAADESERGMKVIENRAQKDEEKMEIQEIQLKEAKHIAEEADRKYEEVARKLVIIESDLERAEERAELSEGKCAELEEELKTVTNNLKSLEAQAEKYSQKEDKYEEEIKILTDKLKEAETRAEFAERSVTKLEKSIDDLEEKVAHAKEENLSMHQMLDQTLLELNNM from the exons ATGGATGCCATCAAGAAGAAGATGCAGATGCTGAAGCTCGACAAGGAGAACGCCCTGGACCGAGCCGAGCAAGCCGAAGCGGATAAGAAGGCGGCGGAGGACAGGAGCAAGCAG CTGGAGGACGACTTGGTGGCTCTGCAAAAGAAGCTGAAGGGCACTGAGGATGAGCTGGACAAATACTCCGAGTCCCTGAAAGATGCACAGGAAAAGCTGGAAGTGGCTGAGAAAAAGGCTGCAGAC GCTGAGAGTGATGTAGCTTCTCTGAACAGACGTATCCAGCTGGTTGAGGAAGAGTTGGATCGTGCTCAGGAGCGTTTGGCAACTGCTCTGCAGAAGCTTGAGGAGGCTGAGAAGGCAGCAGATGAGAGTGAAAG AGGAATGAAGGTCATTGAGAACAGAGCCCAGAAGGATGaggagaaaatggaaatccagGAGATCCAGCTTAAAGAGGCCAAGCACATTGCTGAGGAGGCTGACCGCAAGTATGAAGAG GTGGCTCGTAAGCTGGTGATCATAGAGAGCGATCTGGAGCGTGCTGAAGAACGTGCTGAACTCTCAGAAGG CAAATGTGCTGAGCTTGAAGAGGAGTTGAAAACTGTGACCAACAACCTGAAGTCGCTGGAGGCTCAGGCTGAGAAG TATTCACAAAAGGAAGACAAATATGAAGAGGAGATTAAGATCCTGACTGACAAACTGAAGGAG GCTGAGACCCGTGCTGAATTTGCGGAGAGGTCAGTAACCAAGCTGGAGAAGAGCATTGACGACTTAGAAG AGAAAGTGGCGCATGCCAAAGAAGAAAACCTTAGTATGCATCAGATGCTGGATCAAACTTTACTGGAGTTAAACAACATGTGA
- the TPM1 gene encoding tropomyosin alpha-1 chain isoform X6, whose translation MDAIKKKMQMLKLDKENALDRAEQAEADKKAAEDRSKQFEEDIVQLEKQLHVTEDTRDQVLEELHKAEESLFSAEEKATKAESDVASLNRRIQLVEEELDRAQERLATALQKLEEAEKAADESERGMKVIENRAQKDEEKMEIQEIQLKEAKHIAEEADRKYEEVARKLVIIESDLERAEERAELSEGKCAELEEELKTVTNNLKSLEAQAEKYSQKEDKYEEEIKILTDKLKEAETRAEFAERSVTKLEKSIDDLEEKVAHAKEENLSMHQMLDQTLLELNNM comes from the exons ATGGATGCCATCAAGAAGAAGATGCAGATGCTGAAGCTCGACAAGGAGAACGCCCTGGACCGAGCCGAGCAAGCCGAAGCGGATAAGAAGGCGGCGGAGGACAGGAGCAAGCAG TTTGAGGAGGACATTGTGCAATTGGAAAAGCAATTGCATGTGACGGAGGATACGAGGGACCaagtgctggaggagctgcacaAGGCGGAGGAAAGCCTCTTCTCAGCAGAAGAGAAGGCCACCAAG GCTGAGAGTGATGTAGCTTCTCTGAACAGACGTATCCAGCTGGTTGAGGAAGAGTTGGATCGTGCTCAGGAGCGTTTGGCAACTGCTCTGCAGAAGCTTGAGGAGGCTGAGAAGGCAGCAGATGAGAGTGAAAG AGGAATGAAGGTCATTGAGAACAGAGCCCAGAAGGATGaggagaaaatggaaatccagGAGATCCAGCTTAAAGAGGCCAAGCACATTGCTGAGGAGGCTGACCGCAAGTATGAAGAG GTGGCTCGTAAGCTGGTGATCATAGAGAGCGATCTGGAGCGTGCTGAAGAACGTGCTGAACTCTCAGAAGG CAAATGTGCTGAGCTTGAAGAGGAGTTGAAAACTGTGACCAACAACCTGAAGTCGCTGGAGGCTCAGGCTGAGAAG TATTCACAAAAGGAAGACAAATATGAAGAGGAGATTAAGATCCTGACTGACAAACTGAAGGAG GCTGAGACCCGTGCTGAATTTGCGGAGAGGTCAGTAACCAAGCTGGAGAAGAGCATTGACGACTTAGAAG AGAAAGTGGCGCATGCCAAAGAAGAAAACCTTAGTATGCATCAGATGCTGGATCAAACTTTACTGGAGTTAAACAACATGTGA
- the TPM1 gene encoding tropomyosin alpha-1 chain isoform X24 — MDAIKKKMQMLKLDKENALDRAEQAEADKKAAEDRSKQFEEDIVQLEKQLHVTEDTRDQVLEELHKAEESLFSAEEKATKLEDDLVALQKKLKGTEDELDKYSESLKDAQEKLEVAEKKAADAESDVASLNRRIQLVEEELDRAQERLATALQKLEEAEKAADESERGMKVIENRAQKDEEKMEIQEIQLKEAKHIAEEADRKYEEVARKLVIIESDLERAEERAELSEGKCAELEEELKTVTNNLKSLEAQAEKYSQKEDKYEEEIKILTDKLKEAETRAEFAERSVTKLEKSIDDLEEKVAHAKEENLSMHQMLDQTLLELNNM; from the exons ATGGATGCCATCAAGAAGAAGATGCAGATGCTGAAGCTCGACAAGGAGAACGCCCTGGACCGAGCCGAGCAAGCCGAAGCGGATAAGAAGGCGGCGGAGGACAGGAGCAAGCAG TTTGAGGAGGACATTGTGCAATTGGAAAAGCAATTGCATGTGACGGAGGATACGAGGGACCaagtgctggaggagctgcacaAGGCGGAGGAAAGCCTCTTCTCAGCAGAAGAGAAGGCCACCAAG CTGGAGGACGACTTGGTGGCTCTGCAAAAGAAGCTGAAGGGCACTGAGGATGAGCTGGACAAATACTCCGAGTCCCTGAAAGATGCACAGGAAAAGCTGGAAGTGGCTGAGAAAAAGGCTGCAGAC GCTGAGAGTGATGTAGCTTCTCTGAACAGACGTATCCAGCTGGTTGAGGAAGAGTTGGATCGTGCTCAGGAGCGTTTGGCAACTGCTCTGCAGAAGCTTGAGGAGGCTGAGAAGGCAGCAGATGAGAGTGAAAG AGGAATGAAGGTCATTGAGAACAGAGCCCAGAAGGATGaggagaaaatggaaatccagGAGATCCAGCTTAAAGAGGCCAAGCACATTGCTGAGGAGGCTGACCGCAAGTATGAAGAG GTGGCTCGTAAGCTGGTGATCATAGAGAGCGATCTGGAGCGTGCTGAAGAACGTGCTGAACTCTCAGAAGG CAAATGTGCTGAGCTTGAAGAGGAGTTGAAAACTGTGACCAACAACCTGAAGTCGCTGGAGGCTCAGGCTGAGAAG TATTCACAAAAGGAAGACAAATATGAAGAGGAGATTAAGATCCTGACTGACAAACTGAAGGAG GCTGAGACCCGTGCTGAATTTGCGGAGAGGTCAGTAACCAAGCTGGAGAAGAGCATTGACGACTTAGAAG AGAAAGTGGCGCATGCCAAAGAAGAAAACCTTAGTATGCATCAGATGCTGGATCAAACTTTACTGGAGTTAAACAACATGTGA
- the TPM1 gene encoding tropomyosin alpha-1 chain isoform X16, which yields MAGLSSLEAVRRKIRSLQQQADTAEEQAGSLQRALDQERALREQAESDVASLNRRIQLVEEELDRAQERLATALQKLEEAEKAADESERGMKVIENRAQKDEEKMEIQEIQLKEAKHIAEEADRKYEEVARKLVIIESDLERAEERAELSEGKCAELEEELKTVTNNLKSLEAQAEKYSQKEDKYEEEIKILTDKLKEAETRAEFAERSVTKLEKSIDDLEEKVAHAKEENLSMHQMLDQTLLELNNM from the exons atgGCGGGGCTGAGCTCGCTGGAGGCGGTGCGGAGGAAGATCCGGAGCCTGCAACAGCAGGCAGACACCGCCGAGGAGCAGGCGGGCAGCCTGCAGCGGGCCCTGGACCAGGAGCGGGCGCTGCGAGAGCAG GCTGAGAGTGATGTAGCTTCTCTGAACAGACGTATCCAGCTGGTTGAGGAAGAGTTGGATCGTGCTCAGGAGCGTTTGGCAACTGCTCTGCAGAAGCTTGAGGAGGCTGAGAAGGCAGCAGATGAGAGTGAAAG AGGAATGAAGGTCATTGAGAACAGAGCCCAGAAGGATGaggagaaaatggaaatccagGAGATCCAGCTTAAAGAGGCCAAGCACATTGCTGAGGAGGCTGACCGCAAGTATGAAGAG GTGGCTCGTAAGCTGGTGATCATAGAGAGCGATCTGGAGCGTGCTGAAGAACGTGCTGAACTCTCAGAAGG CAAATGTGCTGAGCTTGAAGAGGAGTTGAAAACTGTGACCAACAACCTGAAGTCGCTGGAGGCTCAGGCTGAGAAG TATTCACAAAAGGAAGACAAATATGAAGAGGAGATTAAGATCCTGACTGACAAACTGAAGGAG GCTGAGACCCGTGCTGAATTTGCGGAGAGGTCAGTAACCAAGCTGGAGAAGAGCATTGACGACTTAGAAG AGAAAGTGGCGCATGCCAAAGAAGAAAACCTTAGTATGCATCAGATGCTGGATCAAACTTTACTGGAGTTAAACAACATGTGA
- the TPM1 gene encoding tropomyosin alpha-1 chain isoform X13 — protein MDAIKKKMQMLKLDKENALDRAEQAEADKKAAEDRSKQLEDDLVALQKKLKGTEDELDKYSESLKDAQEKLEVAEKKAADAESDVASLNRRIQLVEEELDRAQERLATALQKLEEAEKAADESERGMKVIENRAQKDEEKMEIQEIQLKEAKHIAEEADRKYEEVARKLVIIESDLERAEERAELSEGQVRQLEEQLRIMDQTLKALMAAEDKYSQKEDKYEEEIKILTDKLKEAETRAEFAERSVTKLEKSIDDLEDQLYQQLEQNSRLTNELKLALNED, from the exons ATGGATGCCATCAAGAAGAAGATGCAGATGCTGAAGCTCGACAAGGAGAACGCCCTGGACCGAGCCGAGCAAGCCGAAGCGGATAAGAAGGCGGCGGAGGACAGGAGCAAGCAG CTGGAGGACGACTTGGTGGCTCTGCAAAAGAAGCTGAAGGGCACTGAGGATGAGCTGGACAAATACTCCGAGTCCCTGAAAGATGCACAGGAAAAGCTGGAAGTGGCTGAGAAAAAGGCTGCAGAC GCTGAGAGTGATGTAGCTTCTCTGAACAGACGTATCCAGCTGGTTGAGGAAGAGTTGGATCGTGCTCAGGAGCGTTTGGCAACTGCTCTGCAGAAGCTTGAGGAGGCTGAGAAGGCAGCAGATGAGAGTGAAAG AGGAATGAAGGTCATTGAGAACAGAGCCCAGAAGGATGaggagaaaatggaaatccagGAGATCCAGCTTAAAGAGGCCAAGCACATTGCTGAGGAGGCTGACCGCAAGTATGAAGAG GTGGCTCGTAAGCTGGTGATCATAGAGAGCGATCTGGAGCGTGCTGAAGAACGTGCTGAACTCTCAGAAGG CCAAGTCCGACAGCTGGAAGAACAATTAAGAATAATGGATCAAACCTTGAAAGCATTAATGGCTGCAGAGGATAAG TATTCACAAAAGGAAGACAAATATGAAGAGGAGATTAAGATCCTGACTGACAAACTGAAGGAG GCTGAGACCCGTGCTGAATTTGCGGAGAGGTCAGTAACCAAGCTGGAGAAGAGCATTGACGACTTAGAAG ACCAACTCTACCAGCAACTTGAGCAAAACAGTCGCCTAACTAATGAACTAAAGCTGGCATTGAATGAGGATTAA
- the TPM1 gene encoding tropomyosin alpha-1 chain isoform X12, which produces MDAIKKKMQMLKLDKENALDRAEQAEADKKAAEDRSKQLEDDLVALQKKLKGTEDELDKYSESLKDAQEKLEVAEKKAADAESDVASLNRRIQLVEEELDRAQERLATALQKLEEAEKAADESERGMKVIENRAQKDEEKMEIQEIQLKEAKHIAEEADRKYEEVARKLVIIESDLERAEERAELSEGKCAELEEELKTVTNNLKSLEAQAEKYSQKEDKYEEEIKILTDKLKEAETRAEFAERSVTKLEKSIDDLEDQLYQQLEQNSRLTNELKLALNED; this is translated from the exons ATGGATGCCATCAAGAAGAAGATGCAGATGCTGAAGCTCGACAAGGAGAACGCCCTGGACCGAGCCGAGCAAGCCGAAGCGGATAAGAAGGCGGCGGAGGACAGGAGCAAGCAG CTGGAGGACGACTTGGTGGCTCTGCAAAAGAAGCTGAAGGGCACTGAGGATGAGCTGGACAAATACTCCGAGTCCCTGAAAGATGCACAGGAAAAGCTGGAAGTGGCTGAGAAAAAGGCTGCAGAC GCTGAGAGTGATGTAGCTTCTCTGAACAGACGTATCCAGCTGGTTGAGGAAGAGTTGGATCGTGCTCAGGAGCGTTTGGCAACTGCTCTGCAGAAGCTTGAGGAGGCTGAGAAGGCAGCAGATGAGAGTGAAAG AGGAATGAAGGTCATTGAGAACAGAGCCCAGAAGGATGaggagaaaatggaaatccagGAGATCCAGCTTAAAGAGGCCAAGCACATTGCTGAGGAGGCTGACCGCAAGTATGAAGAG GTGGCTCGTAAGCTGGTGATCATAGAGAGCGATCTGGAGCGTGCTGAAGAACGTGCTGAACTCTCAGAAGG CAAATGTGCTGAGCTTGAAGAGGAGTTGAAAACTGTGACCAACAACCTGAAGTCGCTGGAGGCTCAGGCTGAGAAG TATTCACAAAAGGAAGACAAATATGAAGAGGAGATTAAGATCCTGACTGACAAACTGAAGGAG GCTGAGACCCGTGCTGAATTTGCGGAGAGGTCAGTAACCAAGCTGGAGAAGAGCATTGACGACTTAGAAG ACCAACTCTACCAGCAACTTGAGCAAAACAGTCGCCTAACTAATGAACTAAAGCTGGCATTGAATGAGGATTAA
- the TPM1 gene encoding tropomyosin alpha-1 chain isoform X22 has protein sequence MAGLSSLEAVRRKIRSLQQQADTAEEQAGSLQRALDQERALREQAESDVASLNRRIQLVEEELDRAQERLATALQKLEEAEKAADESERGMKVIENRAQKDEEKMEIQEIQLKEAKHIAEEADRKYEEVARKLVIIESDLERAEERAELSEGKCAELEEELKTVTNNLKSLEAQAEKYSQKEDKYEEEIKILTDKLKEAETRAEFAERSVTKLEKSIDDLEDQLYQQLEQNSRLTNELKLALNED, from the exons atgGCGGGGCTGAGCTCGCTGGAGGCGGTGCGGAGGAAGATCCGGAGCCTGCAACAGCAGGCAGACACCGCCGAGGAGCAGGCGGGCAGCCTGCAGCGGGCCCTGGACCAGGAGCGGGCGCTGCGAGAGCAG GCTGAGAGTGATGTAGCTTCTCTGAACAGACGTATCCAGCTGGTTGAGGAAGAGTTGGATCGTGCTCAGGAGCGTTTGGCAACTGCTCTGCAGAAGCTTGAGGAGGCTGAGAAGGCAGCAGATGAGAGTGAAAG AGGAATGAAGGTCATTGAGAACAGAGCCCAGAAGGATGaggagaaaatggaaatccagGAGATCCAGCTTAAAGAGGCCAAGCACATTGCTGAGGAGGCTGACCGCAAGTATGAAGAG GTGGCTCGTAAGCTGGTGATCATAGAGAGCGATCTGGAGCGTGCTGAAGAACGTGCTGAACTCTCAGAAGG CAAATGTGCTGAGCTTGAAGAGGAGTTGAAAACTGTGACCAACAACCTGAAGTCGCTGGAGGCTCAGGCTGAGAAG TATTCACAAAAGGAAGACAAATATGAAGAGGAGATTAAGATCCTGACTGACAAACTGAAGGAG GCTGAGACCCGTGCTGAATTTGCGGAGAGGTCAGTAACCAAGCTGGAGAAGAGCATTGACGACTTAGAAG ACCAACTCTACCAGCAACTTGAGCAAAACAGTCGCCTAACTAATGAACTAAAGCTGGCATTGAATGAGGATTAA
- the TPM1 gene encoding tropomyosin alpha-1 chain isoform X23, translated as MAGLSSLEAVRRKIRSLQQQADTAEEQAGSLQRALDQERALREQAESDVASLNRRIQLVEEELDRAQERLATALQKLEEAEKAADESERGMKVIENRAQKDEEKMEIQEIQLKEAKHIAEEADRKYEEVARKLVIIESDLERAEERAELSEGQVRQLEEQLRIMDQTLKALMAAEDKYSQKEDKYEEEIKILTDKLKEAETRAEFAERSVTKLEKSIDDLEDQLYQQLEQNSRLTNELKLALNED; from the exons atgGCGGGGCTGAGCTCGCTGGAGGCGGTGCGGAGGAAGATCCGGAGCCTGCAACAGCAGGCAGACACCGCCGAGGAGCAGGCGGGCAGCCTGCAGCGGGCCCTGGACCAGGAGCGGGCGCTGCGAGAGCAG GCTGAGAGTGATGTAGCTTCTCTGAACAGACGTATCCAGCTGGTTGAGGAAGAGTTGGATCGTGCTCAGGAGCGTTTGGCAACTGCTCTGCAGAAGCTTGAGGAGGCTGAGAAGGCAGCAGATGAGAGTGAAAG AGGAATGAAGGTCATTGAGAACAGAGCCCAGAAGGATGaggagaaaatggaaatccagGAGATCCAGCTTAAAGAGGCCAAGCACATTGCTGAGGAGGCTGACCGCAAGTATGAAGAG GTGGCTCGTAAGCTGGTGATCATAGAGAGCGATCTGGAGCGTGCTGAAGAACGTGCTGAACTCTCAGAAGG CCAAGTCCGACAGCTGGAAGAACAATTAAGAATAATGGATCAAACCTTGAAAGCATTAATGGCTGCAGAGGATAAG TATTCACAAAAGGAAGACAAATATGAAGAGGAGATTAAGATCCTGACTGACAAACTGAAGGAG GCTGAGACCCGTGCTGAATTTGCGGAGAGGTCAGTAACCAAGCTGGAGAAGAGCATTGACGACTTAGAAG ACCAACTCTACCAGCAACTTGAGCAAAACAGTCGCCTAACTAATGAACTAAAGCTGGCATTGAATGAGGATTAA
- the TPM1 gene encoding tropomyosin alpha-1 chain isoform X3 → MDAIKKKMQMLKLDKENALDRAEQAEADKKAAEDRSKQLEDDLVALQKKLKGTEDELDKYSESLKDAQEKLEVAEKKAADAESDVASLNRRIQLVEEELDRAQERLATALQKLEEAEKAADESERGMKVIENRAQKDEEKMEIQEIQLKEAKHIAEEADRKYEEVARKLVIIESDLERAEERAELSEGQVRQLEEQLRIMDQTLKALMAAEDKYSQKEDKYEEEIKILTDKLKEAETRAEFAERSVTKLEKSIDDLEDKFLCFTSPKISSASWINHLSKLLDVSWVHCPVLQLIFSF, encoded by the exons ATGGATGCCATCAAGAAGAAGATGCAGATGCTGAAGCTCGACAAGGAGAACGCCCTGGACCGAGCCGAGCAAGCCGAAGCGGATAAGAAGGCGGCGGAGGACAGGAGCAAGCAG CTGGAGGACGACTTGGTGGCTCTGCAAAAGAAGCTGAAGGGCACTGAGGATGAGCTGGACAAATACTCCGAGTCCCTGAAAGATGCACAGGAAAAGCTGGAAGTGGCTGAGAAAAAGGCTGCAGAC GCTGAGAGTGATGTAGCTTCTCTGAACAGACGTATCCAGCTGGTTGAGGAAGAGTTGGATCGTGCTCAGGAGCGTTTGGCAACTGCTCTGCAGAAGCTTGAGGAGGCTGAGAAGGCAGCAGATGAGAGTGAAAG AGGAATGAAGGTCATTGAGAACAGAGCCCAGAAGGATGaggagaaaatggaaatccagGAGATCCAGCTTAAAGAGGCCAAGCACATTGCTGAGGAGGCTGACCGCAAGTATGAAGAG GTGGCTCGTAAGCTGGTGATCATAGAGAGCGATCTGGAGCGTGCTGAAGAACGTGCTGAACTCTCAGAAGG CCAAGTCCGACAGCTGGAAGAACAATTAAGAATAATGGATCAAACCTTGAAAGCATTAATGGCTGCAGAGGATAAG TATTCACAAAAGGAAGACAAATATGAAGAGGAGATTAAGATCCTGACTGACAAACTGAAGGAG GCTGAGACCCGTGCTGAATTTGCGGAGAGGTCAGTAACCAAGCTGGAGAAGAGCATTGACGACTTAGAAG ATAAATTTCTTTGCTTCACCTCTCCAAAGATATCTTCAGCAAGCTGGATAAACCACCTTTCCAAGCTCTTGGATGTTTCATGGGTTCATTGTCCTGTCCTCCagcttattttttccttttag